The Triticum dicoccoides isolate Atlit2015 ecotype Zavitan chromosome 6A, WEW_v2.0, whole genome shotgun sequence genome has a window encoding:
- the LOC119319043 gene encoding expansin-B6-like, with translation MADASTNDIAIVLVALLSVLVTSVCSAANYDTSAARSYNSGWLPAKATWYGAPTGAGPNDNGGACGFKNVNQYPFSSMTSCGNEPLFDGGAGCGSCYEIRCVAANNPSCSGQPRRVVITDMNYYPVARYHLDLSGTAFGAMAKNGLNDKLRHAGIIDMQFRRVRCNFPGMKVTFHVQRGSNPNYLAVLVEYANVDGTVVHMELMQTRNGRPTGSWEPMRRSWGSIWRMDTSRPLQEPFSMRITSDSGKTLVANNVIPAYWRPDKAYGSNVQFY, from the exons ATGGCTGACGCCTCCACCAACGACATTGCCATTGTGCTTGTGGCACTTCTCTCCGTGCTCGTCACGTCCGTCTGTTCTGCGGCCAACTACGACACCTCCGCCGCTAGATCCTACAACTCCGGCTGGCTCCCCGCGAAGGCCACCTGGTACGGTGCGCCCACCGGCGCCGGACCCAACGACAACG GCGGTGCTTGCGGCTTCAAGAACGTCAACCAGTACCCTTTCTCCTCCATGACGTCCTGCGGCAACGAGCCTCTGTTCGACGGTGGCGCAGGCTGCGGCAGCTGCTATGAG ATCCGATGTGTCGCCGCCAACAACCCTTCCTGCTCCGGCCAGCCGAGGAGGGTGGTCATCACCGACATGAACTACTACCCCGTGGCCAGGTACCACCTCGACCTCAGTGGCACGGCGTTCGGGGCCATGGCCAAGAACGGCCTCAACGACAAGCTCCGCCACGCCGGCATCATCGACATGCAGTTCAGGAGGGTGCGATGCAACTTCCCAGGCATGAAGGTCACCTTCCACGTCCAGCGTGGCTCCAACCCCAACTACCTCGCGGTGCTCGTGGAGTACGCCAACGTCGACGGCACCGTGGTCCACATGGAGCTGATGCAGACCAGGAACGGTCGCCCCACGGGGTCCTGGGAGCCGATGCGCCGCTCCTGGGGATCCATCTGGCGGATGGACACCAGCCGCCCACTGCAGGAGCCCTTCTCCATGCGCATCACCAGCGACTCCGGGAAGACGCTGGTGGCCAACAATGTCATCCCGGCCTACTGGCGGCCGGACAAAGCCTACGGGTCCAACGTCCAGTTCTATTGA